One part of the Sorangiineae bacterium MSr11954 genome encodes these proteins:
- a CDS encoding nucleotidyltransferase domain-containing protein encodes MLPIHRETTDRIVAELSRDPRIAGVAAGGSWLTGMDEYSDVDLVIAVYPESEADVSRDRLALAERCGPLLTAFTGEHVGEPRLLICLYGPPLLHVDLKFAALSDLAANRVEDPAILWQRDDDVSRAMGGARAQYPQPDLQWIEDRFWIWVHYGALKIGRGELFEAIDFIGYLRQQVLGPLLLVRAGKRPTGVRRIEQASPEAAAALERTLCRHERASCGEALRAVIELYRELRRGHGITLRDRAELAAVGYLDAILARPAAAP; translated from the coding sequence ATGCTCCCCATTCATCGCGAAACGACCGACCGCATCGTTGCCGAGCTCTCGAGGGATCCCCGCATCGCGGGCGTGGCCGCCGGTGGTTCGTGGCTCACGGGAATGGATGAGTACTCGGACGTCGATCTCGTCATCGCCGTCTACCCCGAGAGCGAGGCGGACGTGAGCCGTGACCGGCTTGCGCTCGCCGAGCGGTGCGGGCCTCTCCTCACGGCGTTCACGGGGGAGCACGTCGGCGAGCCGCGGTTGCTCATTTGCCTCTACGGCCCGCCGTTGCTGCACGTCGATTTGAAGTTCGCGGCGCTCTCGGATCTGGCCGCGAACCGGGTCGAGGATCCCGCGATCCTCTGGCAGCGCGACGACGATGTTTCACGCGCCATGGGCGGCGCCCGCGCCCAGTATCCGCAGCCGGATTTGCAATGGATCGAGGACCGCTTCTGGATCTGGGTCCACTATGGCGCGCTGAAGATCGGGCGCGGCGAATTGTTCGAGGCCATCGATTTCATCGGTTATCTGCGCCAGCAGGTGCTCGGGCCGCTCCTGCTCGTGCGTGCGGGCAAGCGGCCAACCGGGGTGCGGCGCATCGAGCAGGCCTCACCCGAGGCGGCGGCGGCGCTCGAGAGAACGCTGTGCCGTCACGAGCGTGCTTCCTGCGGCGAAGCGCTGCGCGCCGTGATCGAGTTGTACCGCGAGCTGCGCCGCGGGCACGGCATCACCTTGCGCGACCGTGCGGAGCTGGCGGCGGTCGGGTACCTCGACGCGATCCTCGCGCGTCCCGCGGCCGCGCCGTGA
- a CDS encoding chromate transporter, translating into MPMRPRSESPHAPRLSSVASVFTRYANLTFGGGSATIAILRDQLVARRRWISEFQFQLAYALSRLTPGTNLLAFCTAVGWFSRRWVGALVALAAASLPCSILAVLATRFYEVWQSNSIFHSALRGAFAAAIAVMLNTAWVLAAPHVKAAPAKALVIIPTAVVLVTLAPVSPFQVLLLAAVGGLLWPARGDAE; encoded by the coding sequence ATGCCGATGCGACCGCGATCCGAATCGCCGCACGCCCCACGCCTCTCGAGCGTCGCCAGCGTCTTCACGCGGTATGCGAACCTCACGTTCGGCGGGGGTAGCGCGACCATTGCCATCTTGCGCGATCAGCTCGTCGCGCGGCGCCGCTGGATCTCGGAGTTTCAGTTTCAGCTGGCCTATGCGCTGTCGCGCCTCACGCCCGGCACCAACCTGCTGGCCTTTTGCACGGCGGTCGGATGGTTCTCGCGCCGGTGGGTGGGTGCGCTCGTGGCGTTGGCCGCGGCGTCGCTCCCATGCTCCATCCTCGCGGTCCTCGCAACACGCTTTTACGAGGTGTGGCAATCGAACTCCATTTTTCATTCTGCCCTTCGCGGAGCGTTTGCAGCGGCAATAGCCGTCATGCTGAACACCGCGTGGGTCCTGGCTGCGCCGCATGTGAAGGCGGCTCCGGCGAAGGCGCTGGTCATCATCCCCACCGCCGTCGTGCTGGTCACCCTCGCCCCCGTATCGCCTTTTCAAGTCCTCCTTCTTGCGGCCGTTGGCGGATTGCTCTGGCCGGCGCGAGGTGATGCGGAATGA
- a CDS encoding type 2 lantipeptide synthetase LanM family protein, with product MNDLREQLEPTDEAAIPWPLAATPMERLEAGAPTAQRADVAASRYAFWRELGWVKAHPERAAARFASLGLSEPRFVALFGEDPGALAARLGPAPAWFHRASIALAEHAGAREGDGPGSDMDLLSLVSPLIDHATRELSSRLAQLLSGAGVPEELAPLASLAEAPPGARLWEALNKTILLEMKVAQLDGLLRSKTAEERLVEFAARAFDPKVRAPIWAEYPVLVRYVVTLLNQWVDRSVEVAQRLIADWHLLIASGLLPKEPGRLLELSMGQGDVHRDGQSVAIAVFENAKVVYKPRSLGAEDALHRLLTWFNRRRPAYELRALRIVDRGDYGWTEFLAHEPCTDPEQLPAFYWRAGALLALLHASWGIDFHRENLIAHGAHPVAIDCETLCHLLDPDVSGVSPEPGPEPVGAFLARGVHRVGLLPVPVMFRDEQSKWRRTDLSALAGAAGQRDPVTCAMPVVENGEYRIRPQRGHIEAAHNLPSDISPAAFIRDVVDGFAASYRALLDGRDELLGEGAWIDGLRGIELRLLVRPSMYYERVLADSFHPDFLRDAMDRSVCLDRLFAHGHRPGMAPVIEDEIRQLETGNIPLFTFRPESRDLILSRGDRVRDFLPAIPLDCVRERLQGLSELDLAHQIDSIELTLACFDPPKVDQPEPAPIRMSRAVTAGELRAEAKRIGAMVKGKRIEGEGGVGWQGAKNFGHGVWSSGALGSELYDGLGGIALFLAVLGRETSDGAALRIAIRIGDQMAEGLRPLADDPDAFAAIDPEHTELPIGAFTGLGGALYVLGNLTHLTGDTRWIPCLRGLASWLGKRCATDPHLDVIAGTAGALLGLLSIDDLVDVRAAAAMAARRLLETQAIRGRHAGGWCSPSGSRPLAGMGHGAAGMAMALSRWNALSPDPRVPRALASALSFEARLFDRDAGTWRDARESEQTFMTGWCHGAPGIAASRLAMLRAWPDAKVQRDLRRGIRATIVHGGFASRDLYGAGHDGLCHGDLGNLELLCLASREPSCESLAPTKIAQCYRAVLKRAARDGWRACEPLGIPSPGLMNGLSGIGLALLRAATWIESEGAARSPSVLLLERFSS from the coding sequence GTGAACGATCTTCGAGAACAGCTCGAACCGACGGATGAAGCCGCGATCCCCTGGCCATTGGCGGCAACACCGATGGAGCGGCTCGAGGCGGGCGCCCCCACCGCGCAAAGGGCGGACGTCGCAGCGAGCCGCTATGCGTTTTGGCGTGAGCTCGGATGGGTGAAAGCGCACCCCGAGCGCGCCGCGGCGCGCTTCGCGTCGCTCGGCCTCTCCGAACCTCGGTTCGTCGCGCTGTTCGGCGAAGATCCCGGCGCGCTCGCCGCCCGGCTCGGCCCCGCGCCCGCGTGGTTCCATAGGGCGTCGATCGCGCTCGCGGAGCACGCGGGAGCTCGCGAGGGCGATGGGCCGGGCAGCGACATGGATCTCCTCTCGCTCGTGAGCCCGCTCATCGACCATGCGACGCGTGAGCTGTCCAGCAGGCTCGCGCAGCTCCTGTCCGGAGCGGGGGTCCCCGAGGAGCTCGCGCCCCTCGCGTCGCTGGCGGAGGCGCCGCCCGGCGCGCGCCTCTGGGAGGCGCTGAACAAGACGATCCTGTTGGAGATGAAGGTCGCCCAACTCGATGGGTTGCTCCGATCGAAGACCGCCGAGGAGCGCCTCGTGGAGTTCGCGGCTCGGGCCTTCGATCCGAAGGTGCGAGCGCCCATCTGGGCCGAATATCCGGTGCTCGTTCGATATGTCGTGACGCTATTGAATCAGTGGGTCGACCGAAGCGTGGAAGTCGCGCAGCGCTTGATCGCCGATTGGCACTTGCTCATCGCCTCGGGGCTCTTGCCGAAGGAGCCCGGCCGGCTCCTGGAGCTGTCGATGGGGCAGGGGGACGTGCACCGCGATGGGCAGAGCGTGGCCATCGCTGTGTTCGAGAACGCCAAGGTCGTCTACAAACCGCGCTCCCTCGGCGCCGAGGACGCGCTCCATCGACTCCTGACGTGGTTCAATCGCCGAAGGCCCGCGTACGAGCTGCGCGCCCTGCGGATCGTCGACCGGGGCGATTACGGCTGGACCGAGTTTCTCGCCCACGAGCCCTGCACCGATCCGGAGCAGCTGCCCGCGTTCTATTGGCGTGCGGGCGCCCTGCTGGCCTTGCTCCATGCCTCGTGGGGTATCGATTTTCATCGCGAGAACTTGATCGCCCACGGCGCTCACCCCGTCGCCATCGATTGCGAAACCTTGTGCCACCTCCTCGATCCCGACGTGAGCGGCGTCTCTCCGGAGCCCGGGCCCGAGCCCGTGGGCGCCTTTTTGGCCCGCGGTGTCCATCGGGTTGGCCTTCTCCCCGTTCCGGTGATGTTCCGCGACGAACAATCCAAATGGCGCCGAACGGATCTTTCGGCCCTCGCCGGCGCGGCCGGACAGCGCGATCCGGTGACCTGCGCCATGCCCGTGGTCGAAAACGGAGAATACCGGATTCGCCCGCAGCGCGGCCATATCGAGGCCGCGCACAACTTGCCCTCGGACATATCGCCCGCCGCGTTCATCCGCGACGTCGTAGACGGTTTCGCCGCCTCGTACCGTGCGCTCCTCGATGGACGCGACGAGCTGCTCGGCGAAGGCGCATGGATCGATGGGTTGCGCGGGATCGAGCTGAGGCTGCTCGTACGCCCTTCGATGTATTACGAGCGCGTGCTCGCGGACAGCTTTCACCCGGACTTCCTGCGCGACGCGATGGATCGATCCGTGTGCCTGGACCGCCTCTTCGCCCATGGTCACCGACCTGGTATGGCGCCCGTCATCGAGGACGAGATCCGCCAGCTCGAGACGGGCAACATTCCGCTCTTCACCTTTCGACCCGAATCCCGCGATCTCATCCTCAGCCGCGGCGACCGCGTTCGCGACTTTCTGCCCGCGATCCCGCTCGACTGCGTCCGCGAGCGCCTCCAAGGGCTCTCCGAGCTCGATCTGGCGCACCAGATCGATTCGATCGAGCTGACCTTGGCCTGCTTCGATCCGCCGAAGGTGGACCAGCCGGAGCCCGCGCCGATTCGAATGTCGCGCGCGGTCACCGCGGGCGAGCTTCGCGCAGAGGCCAAGCGGATCGGCGCCATGGTGAAGGGCAAACGGATCGAGGGCGAGGGCGGCGTGGGCTGGCAAGGTGCCAAGAACTTCGGCCATGGCGTGTGGAGCTCCGGCGCGCTCGGCTCCGAGCTTTACGACGGTCTGGGCGGCATCGCGCTCTTTCTCGCGGTGCTCGGTCGCGAGACATCCGACGGCGCCGCGCTGCGAATCGCGATCCGCATCGGCGATCAGATGGCCGAGGGGCTCCGTCCGCTCGCGGACGATCCCGACGCGTTCGCCGCCATCGATCCCGAGCACACCGAGCTGCCGATCGGCGCGTTCACCGGCCTCGGTGGGGCGCTCTACGTCCTCGGCAACCTGACGCATCTCACGGGCGACACGCGATGGATTCCATGTTTGCGCGGCCTCGCATCCTGGCTGGGAAAGCGCTGCGCGACCGATCCGCACCTCGATGTCATCGCCGGAACGGCCGGCGCGCTCCTCGGGTTGCTCTCCATCGACGACCTCGTCGACGTGCGCGCGGCAGCGGCCATGGCCGCGCGCCGCCTCCTCGAGACCCAGGCGATCCGGGGCCGCCATGCCGGCGGCTGGTGCAGCCCGTCGGGATCGAGACCGCTCGCCGGCATGGGTCACGGGGCGGCCGGCATGGCCATGGCCCTCTCACGTTGGAATGCCCTCTCGCCGGATCCTCGCGTTCCCCGGGCGCTCGCGTCCGCGCTCTCGTTCGAGGCGCGCCTCTTCGATCGAGACGCCGGCACCTGGCGCGACGCGCGCGAATCCGAGCAAACCTTTATGACCGGTTGGTGCCACGGAGCACCGGGTATCGCGGCGAGCCGCCTCGCGATGTTGCGCGCGTGGCCGGATGCGAAGGTGCAGCGCGACCTTCGACGGGGCATTCGCGCCACCATCGTGCACGGCGGATTCGCGTCTCGGGATCTGTACGGTGCGGGCCACGATGGCCTCTGCCACGGGGACCTCGGCAACCTCGAGCTGCTCTGCCTCGCCAGCCGCGAACCCTCCTGCGAGAGCCTGGCCCCGACGAAAATCGCCCAGTGCTACCGCGCGGTGCTGAAACGTGCGGCACGCGACGGCTGGCGAGCATGCGAACCGTTGGGCATCCCGAGCCCCGGGCTCATGAACGGCCTCTCCGGCATCGGCCTCGCCTTGCTCCGCGCCGCGACCTGGATCGAATCGGAGGGCGCGGCCCGAAGCCCATCGGTTTTGCTGCTGGAGCGCTTTTCCTCGTGA
- a CDS encoding HINT domain-containing protein, which produces MKTHSICADSIARGQKRARVAGLVRDVRGVSSVEYALVLLAILLAAGGAYRLLGQHGGIAADKATATLLGRNPTSNPGNGGAGGSGGSSSTGGNFPGSGGGGGAGGGGSAGGGAGGGGGGAAGDGWVCDTTSCRPGSGQCFVAGTLVATPEGARPIEQLVAGDRVLSRDEETGEFSARAVVRTFVRPATGLVDVHMARGDEGGTDVRSTAGHPYWTLAAGWTRADSLAPGDILLDPRGAEIRVVAVTPRAGEELVYNLEVEGTHTYFAGLAGAWVHNVNPNLAHLPPPNLPADPATWTPQQAESLASYLHDRFYGSSNQSHQGTTVAVGVYRLPNGQTSVIVNVSGDSWGGAGRTSDQILQNDQSGRLPLGNQPPPAMRDYLAQNGWGYMRENFHAETGLATYGNMNNAQGVVAGVSRPFCNTGVCESLMDQTFGLANVGVRQNVPSSTQINAQADQIAAAAAGGGGGGGGNNNGAPGPSNPSSNGCN; this is translated from the coding sequence ATGAAAACTCATTCCATTTGTGCCGATTCGATCGCGCGCGGGCAGAAGCGTGCACGCGTGGCCGGTCTCGTTCGCGACGTGCGAGGCGTTTCCAGCGTCGAGTACGCGCTCGTTCTCCTCGCTATCTTGCTCGCCGCGGGCGGAGCCTATCGACTCCTCGGGCAGCACGGTGGCATCGCCGCCGACAAGGCCACGGCCACGCTCTTGGGGAGAAATCCGACGTCGAACCCTGGCAATGGTGGTGCGGGCGGCAGCGGCGGATCGTCCAGCACCGGCGGCAATTTCCCTGGCTCTGGAGGTGGTGGCGGAGCAGGGGGAGGCGGCAGTGCGGGCGGCGGAGCGGGAGGTGGCGGCGGTGGGGCCGCAGGTGACGGTTGGGTGTGCGACACGACGAGCTGCCGTCCGGGATCGGGCCAATGCTTCGTCGCGGGGACGCTCGTCGCGACCCCGGAAGGGGCGCGTCCCATCGAGCAGCTCGTGGCCGGCGATCGCGTGCTCTCGCGGGACGAAGAGACCGGCGAGTTCTCCGCGCGCGCCGTCGTTCGGACCTTCGTCCGCCCGGCCACGGGCCTCGTCGACGTGCACATGGCGCGAGGCGATGAGGGCGGGACCGACGTGCGGAGCACCGCCGGCCACCCGTACTGGACCCTCGCGGCCGGGTGGACGCGCGCCGACTCGCTCGCGCCCGGCGACATCCTCCTCGATCCGCGCGGCGCCGAAATCCGCGTCGTCGCCGTGACCCCGCGTGCGGGGGAGGAGCTGGTCTACAACCTCGAAGTCGAGGGGACGCACACGTACTTCGCCGGTTTGGCCGGCGCGTGGGTCCACAATGTCAATCCGAACTTGGCGCACCTTCCGCCGCCCAACCTCCCGGCCGACCCGGCCACGTGGACGCCCCAGCAAGCCGAGTCGCTCGCGTCGTATCTGCACGATCGCTTCTATGGAAGCAGCAACCAGTCGCACCAGGGGACGACCGTCGCCGTCGGCGTTTACCGTCTGCCCAACGGCCAGACGAGCGTGATCGTCAATGTGAGCGGCGACAGCTGGGGAGGAGCCGGCAGGACGTCCGATCAAATCCTGCAGAACGACCAGAGCGGCCGTCTCCCGCTCGGAAACCAGCCGCCCCCGGCGATGCGCGATTACCTCGCCCAGAACGGGTGGGGGTACATGCGCGAAAATTTCCACGCCGAGACCGGCCTGGCCACCTATGGAAACATGAACAACGCCCAAGGCGTGGTTGCCGGGGTGAGCCGGCCGTTCTGCAACACCGGTGTTTGCGAGAGCTTGATGGATCAAACCTTCGGCCTGGCGAATGTCGGTGTCCGACAGAATGTGCCGTCCTCCACGCAAATCAACGCGCAGGCCGATCAAATCGCCGCCGCGGCGGCCGGCGGTGGCGGTGGCGGCGGCGGCAACAACAACGGCGCGCCGGGGCCGTCGAACCCGTCTAGCAATGGATGCAATTGA
- a CDS encoding response regulator, protein MLVVDDDAENRAALRELLEDSGSRISTAANVPDALAKFEHDVPDVLLSDIGMPGEDGFDLIRRVRARPKAKGGAVPAAALTGHARLEDRRNALRAGFMEHVPKPVDPEELIALLSSLARSAA, encoded by the coding sequence GTGCTCGTCGTAGACGACGATGCGGAGAACCGAGCGGCGCTTCGAGAGCTGCTCGAAGACAGCGGCTCGCGGATCAGCACCGCGGCCAACGTGCCCGACGCGCTGGCGAAGTTCGAGCACGACGTGCCCGACGTCCTGCTTTCGGACATCGGGATGCCGGGCGAAGACGGCTTCGATCTGATCCGGCGGGTGCGCGCTCGCCCAAAGGCAAAAGGCGGCGCGGTGCCCGCCGCCGCGCTCACCGGGCACGCGCGGCTCGAAGACCGCCGGAACGCGCTGCGCGCCGGCTTCATGGAGCACGTCCCAAAGCCGGTCGACCCGGAAGAGCTGATCGCGCTCCTATCGTCGCTCGCACGCTCGGCCGCGTGA
- a CDS encoding N-acyl homoserine lactonase family protein, with amino-acid sequence MSPTLRHGCTLLVLSALVSCAGEKPVVQQPESTVAHAPAPASKMERGLRLYAFDCGEIDILDISFFHPETGTGKGEKKKFAASCYLVVHPKGTLAWDAGLRDDLAKLPEGKTFVRNGKPFAVQHVHKTLVAQYKEIGIDPGSIDFIGISHMHADHNGNANLFPKATLLMQKEEYEAAFGPEPAKFGFDPTNYPTLKDNPVKKLEGDFDVFGDGSVLIRRAIGHTPGHQTLFVKLPKTGNVLLSGDMVHFTENWKNHGIPAFNFDKKESLASIEKAEQFLTAHHATLWIQHDYEQNQTIRHAPGYYE; translated from the coding sequence ATGAGCCCCACACTCCGCCATGGCTGCACCCTCCTCGTGTTGTCCGCGCTGGTGTCTTGCGCGGGCGAAAAGCCCGTCGTCCAGCAGCCCGAGTCCACGGTTGCGCACGCACCGGCCCCTGCTTCCAAGATGGAACGAGGCCTGCGCCTCTACGCGTTCGATTGCGGTGAGATCGACATTCTCGATATCTCTTTTTTCCACCCGGAGACGGGGACGGGCAAAGGCGAAAAGAAAAAGTTCGCCGCCTCCTGCTACCTCGTCGTTCATCCCAAGGGCACCCTCGCGTGGGACGCGGGCCTGCGAGACGATCTGGCCAAGCTGCCCGAGGGCAAGACGTTCGTCCGAAATGGCAAGCCCTTCGCGGTGCAGCATGTCCACAAGACGCTGGTCGCGCAATACAAAGAGATCGGCATCGATCCCGGCTCGATCGACTTCATCGGCATCTCGCATATGCACGCCGATCACAACGGGAACGCCAACCTCTTTCCAAAGGCCACGCTCCTGATGCAGAAGGAAGAGTACGAGGCCGCCTTCGGCCCGGAGCCCGCGAAGTTCGGTTTCGACCCGACCAACTATCCGACCCTCAAGGACAACCCCGTCAAGAAGCTCGAAGGCGACTTCGACGTGTTCGGCGACGGCTCCGTGCTGATCCGGCGCGCCATCGGTCACACGCCGGGGCATCAAACGTTGTTCGTCAAGCTCCCCAAGACGGGCAACGTTCTCCTCTCGGGCGACATGGTGCACTTCACGGAGAACTGGAAAAACCACGGCATCCCCGCGTTCAACTTCGACAAGAAGGAGAGCCTCGCGTCGATCGAGAAGGCAGAGCAGTTCCTTACCGCCCATCACGCCACGCTCTGGATCCAGCACGACTACGAGCAAAACCAGACGATCCGCCACGCCCCCGGCTACTATGAATAG
- a CDS encoding chromate transporter, translating into MKFLTLYFVLLKATATTFAGLASLPVVRDELVVQRHVLTDHQLNAAIVITRSTPGPVGLYVVSVGYFADGIVGAIAGWLAMATPALGIIFLLRFIGPRAEHPRIRGMLRAVVLASAGLLVASAVPLARDGVAGPITFVIAFAGLVALLSKKVDTLWVIGAGAAISLVSALLGVRETSGL; encoded by the coding sequence ATGAAGTTTCTGACGCTCTACTTCGTTCTCCTAAAGGCCACCGCAACGACGTTCGCCGGCCTCGCGTCGTTGCCCGTAGTTCGCGACGAGCTCGTCGTGCAACGTCACGTCCTCACCGATCATCAGCTCAACGCCGCCATCGTGATCACCCGCAGCACGCCGGGGCCGGTCGGCTTGTATGTCGTGAGCGTCGGTTATTTCGCCGATGGGATCGTCGGGGCCATCGCGGGCTGGCTCGCCATGGCAACGCCCGCGCTCGGGATCATCTTCCTCCTCCGATTCATCGGCCCACGCGCCGAGCATCCACGGATCCGAGGGATGCTTCGCGCGGTGGTCCTCGCCAGCGCGGGCCTCCTCGTGGCCTCGGCCGTCCCCCTCGCGCGGGATGGGGTGGCGGGGCCCATCACCTTCGTCATCGCGTTCGCAGGGCTCGTCGCGCTCTTGTCCAAGAAGGTCGACACGCTCTGGGTGATCGGCGCGGGCGCGGCCATCAGCTTGGTGAGCGCACTTCTGGGGGTGCGTGAGACGAGCGGCCTCTGA
- a CDS encoding class I SAM-dependent methyltransferase yields MGCRSHDRVLEIGCGRGHAVALLCEILTEGKITAMDRSATAIAAAIALNAAAVAAGRAEFRAVTLAEADFARATFDKVLAVNVNLFWTRAPDKELELLRSWLAPGGELFLCWEFPSAQGAGAAERASRSLEAAGFAVRTKMAGRLACLRARPRGA; encoded by the coding sequence ATGGGCTGCCGATCGCACGATCGCGTTTTGGAGATCGGATGCGGGCGAGGTCACGCGGTCGCGCTGCTCTGCGAGATCCTCACGGAGGGGAAGATCACCGCGATGGATCGATCGGCGACGGCGATCGCGGCCGCCATCGCGTTGAACGCGGCGGCCGTCGCGGCCGGGAGGGCCGAATTTCGAGCCGTGACCTTGGCGGAGGCGGATTTTGCGCGGGCGACGTTCGACAAGGTGCTCGCGGTGAACGTCAATCTGTTTTGGACGCGAGCGCCCGACAAAGAGCTCGAGCTCCTTCGGTCGTGGCTCGCACCGGGGGGAGAGCTCTTTCTATGCTGGGAGTTCCCCTCGGCCCAGGGCGCAGGTGCGGCCGAGCGGGCATCGCGATCGCTGGAGGCGGCCGGATTTGCCGTTCGGACGAAGATGGCCGGGCGGCTGGCCTGCCTCCGGGCGCGGCCGCGCGGGGCGTGA
- a CDS encoding undecaprenyl-diphosphate phosphatase produces the protein MNPLVAILLGFVEGLTEFLPVSSTGHLILAGLLLGAGDASSFEIVIQLGAILAVVVHYRSLLTARMRGLATGDPEARALLVALVVAFVPTAVVGLVARKAIKAHLFGPVPVAAALVVGGIVMIAVERVRAAKRIEGAHGLRHVTLTKALAIGLAQCFSMWPGMSRSMCTIVAGQLTGLSTATAAEFSFLLSLPTLGAATLYEAFKGRRELAALGSVNVALGLITSFVVAWAVIAAFLRYLQRRGLEPFGYYRIVLGAVLAVMIVRGVL, from the coding sequence ATGAACCCCCTCGTCGCCATCCTTCTTGGCTTCGTCGAAGGCTTGACCGAGTTTCTCCCCGTCTCCTCGACGGGCCATCTGATCCTTGCCGGCCTGCTGCTCGGCGCCGGAGACGCGAGCTCGTTCGAGATTGTCATCCAGCTCGGGGCCATCCTGGCGGTGGTGGTGCACTACCGCAGCCTCCTCACCGCACGGATGCGCGGCCTCGCCACGGGAGATCCCGAGGCGCGGGCGCTGCTCGTTGCGCTCGTGGTCGCCTTCGTGCCAACGGCGGTCGTTGGCCTGGTCGCGCGAAAAGCGATCAAGGCTCACCTGTTCGGGCCGGTGCCGGTCGCGGCCGCGCTCGTGGTCGGCGGCATCGTCATGATCGCGGTCGAGCGGGTGCGCGCGGCCAAACGGATCGAAGGGGCGCATGGACTCCGGCATGTCACGCTCACGAAGGCGCTCGCCATCGGCCTCGCCCAGTGCTTCTCGATGTGGCCAGGGATGTCGCGCTCGATGTGCACCATTGTCGCGGGGCAGCTCACCGGCTTGTCCACGGCGACCGCCGCGGAGTTCTCGTTTCTCCTCAGCCTACCTACCTTGGGCGCGGCAACCCTGTACGAAGCGTTCAAGGGGCGCCGCGAGCTCGCCGCTCTGGGCAGCGTGAATGTCGCGCTCGGGCTCATCACTTCGTTCGTGGTCGCCTGGGCGGTCATCGCGGCGTTCCTGCGCTATTTGCAGCGGCGCGGCCTCGAGCCGTTCGGCTATTACCGCATCGTGCTGGGCGCGGTCCTGGCCGTGATGATCGTGCGCGGCGTGCTGTAA